A segment of the Trifolium pratense cultivar HEN17-A07 linkage group LG7, ARS_RC_1.1, whole genome shotgun sequence genome:
AAGATATTAGATTTAAACTCCGACCTGtatataaaatgtaatattcATATCATATGAACTATGTTCATAGAGACAAatgtctttttatttatatgaattttaaaatttgaacttgaCAAATCCCTATTTTACGCatccaaattttttaaaaatccaaaaaaattaaaaaggttttTGAGAACGGGAGGTTGAAAGAGAGATTTTCTTTTGCTGCCCTAACTACTTATGTTACACCCTAcgcattttcatttttatttaagtagtggacgttataattgttttttggtAGCAGTGCTTTGTGGCCCAAATATTATTGGGCCTGGCCCAAGGAAAAATTGCTTTCTCCtcctataacaaaaaaaattgtaaaaccCTAATCGATTTAGGTTTGTGATTGTGAATTTGTGATCGCCTCCATCTTCTGCTGTCACTGTAGTGTTCTACGAAATCATGGTACTTTCTCTTCCAAATTCAATACCTCTAATTTTCATTCTCTTTaccattttctaaatttttgttCTGTGCATCTTTTGATGGTACTTTCAGGCTCCAAAGAAGGACAAAGCTCCACCACCTTCCTCAAAGCCCGCCAAATCCGGTGGTGGCAAGCAGAAGAAGAAGGTTTGCATTTTTCTTcttaaagtttcaatttttttgtcattgtGCCAATTGGGTCACACTAGATTTGAAAGATGAATGGTTTTGTTGTGTAAGATTGTAATGTTAATGTCAATTTTTGTGATTTTAACAGAAGTGGAGCAAGGGTAAGCAAAAGGAGAAGGTTAATAACATGGTGTTGTTTGATCAAGCTACTTATGATAAGCTTCTCTCTGAGGCTCCCAAATACAAGCTCATTACTCCTTCTGTTCTGTCCGATCGTTTGAGGGTACATCCTTtacttttttctctctttattGATTGAGATTTTGTTGTATATGTActatattattatgattatgatttgtATTATGTTCTTAATTTGAATTGTCGAGACTCCGACAATAACATACTTGAAACTTATGCACTGATTGCTTGTGTTACTTGAGTCTCAATACAAGCTTATACAACCTTGGATGGATCCATTATGAAATGTAAATCCTGTTTATGTGTGTAACTGTCCTATGTGCTGGTTTTAGTGGGATAATTATCCTGTTAAGTTTGTTTTATGCATACATTCTTTGTCTCTTGTGTGGACATGAACATGCCTAGATTTTCTTGCTATGATGTTTGTTTCACACTTTTTTGGTGGATGATTCTTTACTTGTCAAGAAACTAGAATATTGGAATGTAGTGAGACATATATTTGGTGGGTGGTATGGTAAACATTATAGATGGTagatataaaaatatgaaactaGTTAGTGTTTATGAACTTTTTGTTTGAGCTTACATAAGTAGGTTTGCTTTTGCTTATACTTGTGGATTGTGAATCTAGATAGCAtgttttcactttgttttttgcCCAATGTTTATGTTAATATCTATGCTCTTGGACTCATATTTGCTATTTTCATTACACATGATTGATTGcattttgtgaaaaaaatgtttgttttctcAGTTTGCAACGCAGTCGTGTTCATCTTGTTTTGTTCATGTAGACTAGGATTGTCTGTCTGCTTACGGCTTAACTCTAAACAATACCAGCTGAACCATTATCCTACTTTTATTGTCATTTTGCATGCACATATACATATTTTCTCTGAAGCTATAGATGAAGTGATGGTGCTAGCATTATTTTAATACTTGTTTTCATCTTTTATGAGTGAGTTATTGTCAATATAAATGCATTGTATGTAGAGTAAGATTCTCATGATTTGTACAATTGGTTACAACTTGCAGATTAACGGATCACTTGCAAGGAGAGCCATAAGAGATCTGATGGCTAGAGGTTTAATCAGGCTGGTATCTTCCCATGCAAGTCAGCAGATTTACACCAGAGCTACAAACACCTAAATTTTATGCAGCTCATAGTTTATGTTGTATTGAGATTTGATGAGTAGTAATTTCTCTATCCTTGGATATGTATCTCATTCTATAATGCATTAGTGTACTTGTTTCTAATTCGAtggtttgtttctttttttttttgtcaatggTAACATACAAGACTTCCGCATATcgtattgtttttgttttttgacttaCCCTTTATTTGATATACTATTCTTACCAAATAATCTGCATGTCTCCTCCACTTTAATGTTCTTAGTCAAAATTTATCATTGCCTATTTTGTACTACTGAGACAATATTGAAACTAAAAAGTTGGGAAAAGTTTTAATTCATTATATCCcctaaataaatataaatttataatttacatgTATAAGATTCAATTTTTGGTATTCCCTTCAAATTTGACAAGTCTTTGGAGTGGTTGCTTATGTAAATGTTGATACGTTGGATGTTAGTGTAAAATGTTTATACTGTTAATTAGTGTATAGTAATCAAATTCAGCAAAGTAattaattagaattagaatacACTAATGTAATTGTTTTTAGTAAGAATACGCTAATATAAActtggttttcttttcttacttttttttacaaataatataaacttGATATCATTCATAATACTTTCAAACTCAGAAATTTGATACATATGTAACAACACACAAACCTTgacaacaattttatttttttagtacaaaGGCGTGcttaaaaacaagaaaaaagaaaataagatgGAAGCACTCtcacaaacaagaaaaaagaaaataagacgGAAACACAGCAACAAAAGAAGCAAAAgctaataaaaacaacaaagagaaAAACATACATGCGGTCATAACCCCACCTTATTTAGCAACCCCAACAAGGAAACTAAACCAAGCAAATCGAAGGGAAAGCAACACACCGTCCACCCCCACCGAAACAACCACATATACTGAACTAAGCCAACGAACACCACAATCCCTAATCACCGGTGTTGGTGTTTGCTGGCGAGACACCTATTATAGTAGTTaggacaatttttaaaatcaTCAATCGCACACTTCTTatacaaaaacaaacaatcaaGCAGCCACCAAGCTTTTGAGAGTTGTGAATACCAACTCCATTTTTCTCTAGTTCATTACCTCTTCCTGCACCGTCAACACTATAGCCATTCAGAACGAAAGCCATAACAAGGACAACTAGAACAAGTGAGGCAATGTTTTTTGCCATAGTTACTATATATGAAtgagtatttttattttcttcttattgATAATATTGTCTTGCATGAAATGAAATTGGCTTCATAGCACTCCAATTTATAGcactgtttattttattttttactgaAGCACTATTGATTTTCTTAaatgagaaaatgaattaattatgaTGGCTTTGCGTGAGAATGAAAAATATAGGGTGATAACTTTTGAGCCATTGATTACTATTCtaccaatttttgtttttttttcatctactATATTGTTTAAGAGTAATGTagaaacaacataaaaaatagttggCGTTAccctttgatttttttaactCTAGTTACCCTTTGAACAGACCTTATAATTTTTAGTAGAAATTTTTTAGTAGAAAGGTTGGGGATCTTTTGGTGCGTACAAAAGGAAAGGTGATTAGAGtaattatttttgacaattatgtgttgaatttattttgcaagttatttgtttgtttgttggggATTATTTTGAGATCACGTTGGATTCAATTCAACATAAACTATTTTAAGGTTATTGTTGGAAATGGaatagtaatatattttttaaaattgaaaatacaaGATATTTTCATAAAGTAAACAAacactattatttatttttataaacaagCGTTCCCTATGCACAActctaaaaaaatttggaagTGTATTTTTGAAGGAGAcaaatgttataatttttttggaaattATCCGATACTCAACACAAAACCGatataattttttcatgtgTAAGTGAttgtttttactaaaaataaaaaaaataaaaaatatattcacttAAATTTGTAAAAACATTGAAAACAACACAAATTCAAACGTCGCTAAAGCTATaaattaagggttaaatatgcaaACAAAGACACACCAAACTTAAATCCTTAGTGTTAACTTAAATCCCATCATGGAAGGCTTTCAATTTTAGGATTACCACTTTTGGTTAGGGTGGTTTAATTTGATGATCATCATGATCCTTCAGAGTGTGTTTGGTTCGGGATTTTTGGAGGAGAGGGAAGCTAATATtttaaatcttatttatttggttcaatttttaagaTGGAAGGAAAGAAATAAGAGAAGAGGAAAATTCCTCCAATACTCAATTTTTTCTCCTCCAAATTAGACATTTCTCCTTGAATTCTTCATAGTTTATGTTGTATTGAGATTTGATGAGTAGTAATTTTCTCTATCCTTGGATATATACCTCATTCTATAATGTATTAGTGTACTTGTTTCTAATTTGATgcttcatttttgtttttgttttttttttttctttcttt
Coding sequences within it:
- the LOC123899208 gene encoding 40S ribosomal protein S25-2-like is translated as MAPKKDKAPPPSSKPAKSGGGKQKKKKWSKGKQKEKVNNMVLFDQATYDKLLSEAPKYKLITPSVLSDRLRINGSLARRAIRDLMARGLIRLVSSHASQQIYTRATNT